A section of the Metabacillus endolithicus genome encodes:
- a CDS encoding DHH family phosphoesterase, translating to MIYELYLEGKDQGFKLSGKAAELLYTGIVGDTGRFLFPSTTEKTFQYASALISKGINPTPIYDELYKTKRNVAKLSGYVLQNFTLTSSGSASMSITKDILKEFDVTPSEASQLVGILGNIEGVKAWVFFVEEENQIRVRLRAKKLVINELAKKYNGGGHPLASGASVYSWEEAKQVLHDLEVLCQDE from the coding sequence ATGATTTATGAACTGTACTTAGAAGGTAAAGATCAGGGCTTTAAATTATCTGGAAAAGCGGCAGAACTTCTTTATACTGGGATTGTGGGTGATACAGGAAGGTTCCTATTCCCTAGTACAACGGAGAAAACTTTTCAGTATGCAAGTGCATTAATCTCAAAAGGAATTAATCCTACACCAATTTACGACGAACTTTACAAAACAAAGAGAAACGTCGCTAAACTTAGTGGATATGTTCTTCAAAACTTTACGTTAACATCATCAGGTTCTGCATCAATGAGTATAACGAAAGATATATTAAAGGAATTTGATGTGACCCCTTCAGAGGCTTCGCAGCTTGTTGGAATTTTAGGTAATATTGAAGGTGTGAAAGCATGGGTGTTCTTTGTGGAAGAAGAAAATCAGATTCGTGTTAGACTTAGAGCAAAAAAACTTGTGATAAATGAATTAGCTAAAAAATATAATGGTGGCGGACATCCACTCGCATCTGGAGCTTCTGTATATAGTTGGGAAGAAGCGAAACAGGTGTTACATGATCTAGAAGTGCTATGTCAGGATGAATGA
- a CDS encoding YtpI family protein: MPVLVVLIIFSLAFYLYYRVKSYRSNKQAEKSWISAKASIALGLFVAFFGLNQLFMFRSTLSFVVGIIFLLIGFGSAWVGYRAYKHYLPYVLKEIKEQQ; encoded by the coding sequence ATGCCAGTTTTAGTTGTACTTATTATTTTTTCACTAGCTTTCTATTTGTACTATAGGGTCAAATCATACAGATCAAATAAGCAAGCGGAGAAAAGTTGGATATCTGCGAAAGCTAGCATTGCATTAGGTCTGTTTGTTGCATTTTTTGGGCTTAATCAATTATTTATGTTTCGCTCAACCTTATCATTTGTTGTGGGAATTATTTTTCTGTTAATCGGTTTTGGCAGTGCTTGGGTAGGTTACCGAGCTTACAAGCATTATCTTCCATATGTTCTAAAAGAAATAAAAGAACAACAGTAA
- a CDS encoding CBS domain-containing protein: MATKHEQILQYITSLPVGEKISVRQIAKDINVSEGTAYRAIKEAENKGYVSTIERVGTIRIETKKKENFEKLTYAEVVNIVEGQVLGGRAGLHKTLNKFVIGAMKLDAMMRYTGAGNLLIVGNRTTAHQYALEAGAAVLITGGFDTEDSVKKLADELELPIISTSYDTFTVGAMINRAIYDQLIKKEIVQVEDILTPIDKTICLSTSDTVATWYQHNYETGHGRFPVIDQNLKVQGIVTSKDIMGNDHSTLIEKIMTKSPITVIGKTSVASAAQMMVWEGIEILPVVDQQNRLQGIISRQDVLKALQMIQRQPQIGEKLDDIVTNQFITIDDESKRSSIFRCEVTPQMTNHLGTISYGVFTTLVTESVNRYLRAQKKGDIVVENITIYFIKPVQMESVLEIHPKILEVGRKFGKIDIEAYSDGVVVGKAMMMVQLIER, translated from the coding sequence TTGGCTACAAAGCACGAGCAAATTTTGCAGTATATAACTTCACTGCCAGTTGGTGAAAAAATTTCCGTTAGACAAATTGCGAAGGATATAAATGTTAGCGAAGGAACAGCATATCGTGCAATTAAAGAAGCAGAGAACAAAGGATATGTTAGTACGATAGAACGTGTTGGAACGATTAGAATTGAAACAAAGAAAAAAGAGAATTTTGAGAAATTAACATATGCTGAGGTTGTTAATATTGTTGAAGGGCAAGTTTTAGGTGGACGGGCAGGTTTACATAAAACATTAAATAAATTTGTCATTGGTGCGATGAAACTTGATGCCATGATGCGATATACAGGTGCAGGGAATTTACTTATAGTCGGGAATCGTACAACTGCCCATCAATATGCGCTTGAAGCTGGTGCAGCAGTATTGATAACAGGTGGTTTTGATACAGAAGATAGCGTGAAAAAATTAGCTGATGAGCTAGAGCTGCCAATTATTTCAACGAGCTATGATACCTTTACGGTTGGTGCAATGATCAATCGAGCAATTTATGATCAGTTAATTAAGAAAGAAATCGTACAGGTGGAGGATATTCTTACACCGATTGATAAAACAATCTGTTTATCAACGTCTGATACGGTGGCAACTTGGTATCAACATAACTATGAAACTGGACATGGTCGGTTTCCAGTGATAGATCAGAACTTAAAAGTGCAAGGAATTGTTACCTCTAAAGATATTATGGGGAACGACCATTCAACCCTAATCGAAAAAATAATGACTAAAAGTCCGATTACGGTAATTGGTAAAACTTCTGTCGCATCAGCAGCACAAATGATGGTTTGGGAAGGGATCGAAATTTTGCCGGTAGTAGACCAGCAGAATAGATTGCAGGGTATTATTAGTCGTCAAGATGTTCTTAAGGCTCTTCAAATGATCCAACGTCAACCACAAATTGGTGAAAAACTTGATGACATTGTGACAAATCAATTTATAACGATTGATGATGAATCAAAACGCAGTAGTATTTTTCGATGTGAAGTAACTCCGCAAATGACAAATCACCTTGGCACCATTTCCTATGGAGTTTTTACGACACTTGTTACAGAGTCCGTTAATCGTTATCTAAGAGCACAGAAAAAAGGTGACATTGTTGTTGAAAATATCACAATATACTTTATTAAACCTGTTCAAATGGAATCAGTGCTTGAAATTCACCCGAAAATATTAGAGGTTGGTCGTAAGTTTGGAAAAATTGATATAGAAGCATATAGCGACGGTGTTGTCGTAGGAAAAGCAATGATGATGGTTCAATTGATTGAGAGATAA